In Pseudoalteromonas shioyasakiensis, one DNA window encodes the following:
- a CDS encoding flavohemoglobin expression-modulating QEGLA motif protein → MIDKALLAKTRELSDRLIALQTPIRILDAINWDKQIKEEFFKHKCQKNPTVDQAYYQQRDLGFVPSELRRAFSDLNRDIISQLGQLNPIAQYMSKMCTEYKTVLSMIEYRGTPEFHDLSVELFGHPKDLFHAGEPSLSELATMLEQPLKSMLDADILPDDPKNIDAQDAVKILASQVTQTMPGIDVEVILSDGIVSDAAAGANNIKLNQDVKFSQRELDILEVHEGWIHVGTTQNGLAQPYLTCLSKGTPSSTVTQEGLAVLTEIITLKSTPRRLAKLVNRIQGITKVIDGAEFVDIYRDYVAQGLSKDDSYTLTQRVFRGSTATGLPFTKDIAYIKGFVLVYNLIRVAIQLGRIDQLHLLLVGKISIDDFRLISQLHDLGVIEDPKFIPPHFKDLRGLATWLSFGRFIGNLSFEQLENDYKPLFL, encoded by the coding sequence ATGATAGATAAGGCATTATTAGCAAAAACACGCGAGTTATCTGACCGATTAATCGCATTGCAAACACCCATTCGTATTCTTGATGCGATCAACTGGGATAAACAAATCAAAGAAGAGTTTTTTAAGCATAAATGCCAAAAGAACCCAACGGTTGATCAAGCCTATTACCAACAGCGTGACCTTGGTTTTGTACCAAGCGAACTGCGCCGTGCGTTTTCTGATTTAAATCGCGATATCATCAGCCAATTAGGGCAACTAAACCCGATTGCGCAATACATGAGCAAGATGTGCACTGAATATAAAACAGTACTTAGTATGATTGAATATCGTGGTACTCCTGAATTTCATGATTTGTCTGTTGAGCTGTTCGGTCATCCAAAAGATTTATTCCATGCTGGAGAGCCTTCACTTTCTGAGCTTGCAACCATGCTTGAACAGCCGCTAAAGAGTATGCTTGATGCGGATATTTTACCGGATGATCCAAAAAACATAGATGCGCAAGATGCAGTGAAAATTTTAGCATCGCAAGTGACTCAAACGATGCCGGGCATCGATGTTGAGGTTATTCTGAGCGACGGTATTGTCAGTGATGCTGCGGCAGGTGCAAATAATATCAAACTTAATCAAGATGTTAAATTTTCTCAAAGAGAGCTAGATATTCTTGAGGTGCATGAAGGCTGGATCCATGTCGGAACCACGCAAAACGGTCTTGCTCAGCCATATTTAACCTGTTTAAGTAAAGGCACACCGAGCTCTACAGTGACCCAAGAGGGCCTTGCGGTGTTGACAGAAATTATTACCTTAAAGTCGACGCCACGACGTTTAGCAAAATTAGTGAACCGTATTCAAGGTATAACCAAGGTCATTGATGGTGCGGAGTTTGTTGATATTTATCGTGATTATGTAGCGCAAGGTTTGAGTAAAGACGATAGTTATACACTTACTCAGCGGGTGTTTCGAGGCAGTACAGCAACAGGCTTACCATTTACCAAAGATATCGCCTACATCAAAGGTTTTGTGTTGGTGTATAACCTTATTCGGGTTGCTATTCAGTTAGGTCGAATTGATCAATTGCACTTATTATTGGTAGGTAAAATTTCGATTGATGATTTCAGACTGATATCACAATTACATGATTTAGGTGTGATTGAAGACCCTAAATTTATTCCGCCACACTTTAAAGACTTACGAGGGCTAGCAACCTGGCTAAGCTTTGGCCGTTTTATTGGTAACTTGTCGTTTGAACAATTAGAAAACGACTACAAACCACTCTTTCTTTAA
- a CDS encoding TlpA family protein disulfide reductase, translating into MKYKFIPLILLTGLLLVSQDTSANTTPLVLENEAGKIVKLDSYLGEKPVYLKFWATWCKPCMEQMPHFQHAYEQYGDKIQFVAINIDLNDDANAVAKVKERFSLTMPLFTDHTAQVAKHYEFMGTPFHVLIDSDEKVIFQGHEADKPLDNTLRLLSHNGKVDKARLLGEKHGQATPLVIPKQGKKAVLFTATWCDWYLADTRPAMAKQCVLAQQHVNQLAKQGVDVEVKVSQLWTDQSAVQEYVDKFAATMPVSIDYGNDLFIENGINSVPSLLLYNDGKLVSKHAKF; encoded by the coding sequence ATGAAATATAAGTTTATACCCCTGATACTGCTAACAGGTTTGTTGCTTGTGAGCCAAGACACATCGGCGAATACAACCCCTTTGGTGTTAGAAAATGAAGCAGGGAAAATAGTCAAACTTGACAGTTACTTGGGCGAAAAACCCGTTTACTTAAAGTTTTGGGCTACTTGGTGCAAGCCATGTATGGAGCAAATGCCGCATTTTCAGCATGCTTATGAGCAATATGGCGATAAAATTCAATTTGTGGCTATTAATATTGACCTTAATGATGACGCAAACGCTGTTGCTAAGGTTAAAGAGCGTTTTTCACTCACTATGCCACTATTTACAGATCACACAGCCCAAGTTGCTAAACATTATGAATTTATGGGCACCCCCTTTCATGTATTGATCGATAGTGATGAAAAGGTGATTTTTCAAGGCCACGAAGCTGATAAACCGCTTGATAACACGTTACGTTTGTTATCACACAATGGCAAAGTTGATAAAGCGCGTTTACTAGGCGAAAAGCACGGCCAAGCGACTCCTTTGGTTATTCCGAAACAAGGCAAAAAAGCCGTGCTGTTCACCGCAACGTGGTGCGACTGGTACTTAGCCGACACGCGCCCTGCAATGGCAAAACAGTGTGTATTAGCGCAGCAACATGTTAATCAGTTGGCAAAGCAAGGAGTTGATGTCGAGGTCAAAGTGAGTCAGTTGTGGACTGACCAAAGTGCAGTGCAAGAATATGTTGATAAATTCGCTGCAACCATGCCGGTTTCAATCGATTATGGTAATGATTTATTTATCGAAAATGGCATTAATTCGGTTCCCAGTTTACTTCTCTACAACGATGGAAAATTAGTTTCTAAGCATGCTAAATTTTAG
- a CDS encoding DUF3081 domain-containing protein, translating into MKNELDGKLILSVYEKIIQHGEDHEDGKLYEGICAFSDIDGYTVYLKGSGVLLRFGFHNTYHLDYQHEKNKEDFLKKVLYIAEQEL; encoded by the coding sequence ATGAAAAATGAGCTAGACGGTAAATTAATTCTATCTGTGTATGAAAAAATCATTCAACACGGTGAAGATCATGAAGATGGAAAGCTTTATGAGGGTATTTGCGCTTTTTCGGATATCGATGGTTATACGGTCTATCTAAAAGGCAGTGGCGTGTTACTGCGCTTTGGCTTTCATAATACCTATCACCTTGACTATCAACATGAAAAGAACAAAGAAGACTTTTTAAAGAAAGTGCTTTATATCGCAGAACAGGAACTGTAA